The genomic region CTTCAAGGTCGTTTCCCGGTCCTGGTAAGTCAGTTCGTAGGCCAGTGATTTCTTACCGGCCGGCAGGGAATCGCCAGTATAAACGTCAAAGACGGTGGTATCAACTAGGTATGGCCCAGCGGCCTTGGTAATCACATCCTCAACGGCCTGGTTACTAATTTGGTCATCAACCAGGAGGGCCAGATCCCGGGTAATCTTTGGAAAACGCGAAATTGGCTGGTAATCAACCTGACCCTGGGCCACCTGCATGATCGCCTCTAGGTTTAGTTCAAAGCCAAAGACCGTTGGCAACTTAGCCTCTTGCAAAATCCGGGGATGGATTTGGCCAATGAAGCCCAGGTAAGTATTGCCCTGGTAAAGGTCAGCGGTCTGACCGGGGTGCATGGCTGCGTGACGGTCAGTGGCATGGAACGCCACGTTTTCAACCCCAATTTCGGTCAGATAAGTCGTTACAATCCCCTTCAGGTCGTAGAAGTCCACGACCTTTTCGTTTTTTTGGTCCTGCCAGGTTGAGTGCTGTAGGGATCCAGTTAAGACACCGGCCAGGTGTTCCAGCTCAAGTGGTTGTTTCCCTGGCTGCTCGTTTAAGAAAACCCGGCCCTGCTCATAAAGGGCGACATCGGTCACTGAGCGGGCCACATTGTAGGCCACGTCGTCTAACAGACCCGATAACAAGTTTTGCCGAGCCGTGGTCCGGTCAGAACTCATCGGATAGTCTAGGGTTAACAGATCTTGACCCTTTTCGTCTTCCTCAGCAAAGCGACTGGCCTTTTCCGGCGTGGTCAGGGCGTAAGAGATGGCCTGGTTTAAGCCGAGACTCTCCATAATGTGTCGGCTGGCCCGAATTTGGCGCTGCCGGTGGGTTAACTGGCCAGGCGTAGTTTCACCGGTCAGCAGGGTCGCTGGCAGGTTGTCATAGCCGTTTAGGCGGGCAACCTCTTCGATCAGGTCAGCTGGAATCCGCAAATCGGTCCGCCGACCAGGTACCTTCACGAAGAACTGATCTTGGTCGAGCTGGTAAGGCAGGTTTAGGCGGTCAAAAATATTGGCGACCGTCTTGGTGGCCAAGTCAGTACCCAGAATCTGGTTAATCCGCTGGGTAGTAATTGAAATTTCTGGCGCCTGATAGGGTGTTTTAGCACCAATGACTTGACCGGCTGCAACCTGGCCCTGGCCAAGCTCAGCCGCCAAGCTAGCAGCGTGGTCCAAGACAGTAAAGATTTGGTCCGGGTTAATCCCGCGTTCAAAGCGACTAGCAGCCTGGCTGTGCAGGTTATGGCGCCGGGCCGTGGCCCGAATCAGGCTTGGATTAAAGCGGGCACTTTCAATCACAATCCGCTGGGTATTTCCGTCCACTTCAGCGGCCGTACCACCCATCACGCCGGCTAACATCAGTGGCTGGCCGGCACTGGCAATTACGATGTCTTGTCCCGGCCGCAAGTCCCGGTTTTCCTGATCTAAGGTGGTTAGCTTTTCACCTTCTTTAGCAAGACGAACGGTTAACTTCTGGTCAGGCAATTTGTCCAAATCATAGGCATGGAGCGGCTGTCCGTAAAGCAACATCAGGTAGTTGGTCATATCAACAACGTTGTTAATGGGCCGGATACCGGCATTCCACAAGCGGCGCTGCAACCAAAGTGGCGAATCACCAACTTGCACGTCGGTCACAACCCGCAAACCGTAATCACTTAAAAGGTCATCTTCGTCAATCTGGGCACCAACTAGGTCAGTAGCCTGGACATCATCCTGCTCGGTTAACGTAAAACTAGGTAGGGTTGTTTTAAAGTCCAGAATTGCACCCAGTTCATAGGCGGAACCAACCATTGAAAGCAGGTCGGCCCGGTTAGGCGTCAAATCGGTATCGATTACGGGTTCGTACATCCCCAGCTTTTCCAGGGCATCATCGCCGGGCTGGACGCCGGACTTTGGGTCAAAGACATAAATACCGGCCTCAAAATCCTTGGGCGCAATTTGGTTCGTGAAGCCAATTTCTTGTAAGGCCACCACCATGCCGGCCGACTGCTGACCACGCAAGTTAACGGCCTTAATTTCTACTAGGTCACCGCTCTCACGGTCAATAATATGGGCGCCGACCTGGGCTAGAATCACCAGCTGGCCGGTCGCAATGTTAGGCGCGCCGGTCACGATTTGAACTTTTTGACCATTGCCAATGTCTAGCTGGGCAATCGTTAAGTGGTCTGAATCGGGATGACCCTGAGTCGATTCAACCTTGGCAACCACTAAACCATCTTGTTGACCGGCCAGGGTGCTAACACTGTCGACTTCGACACTGTTGCGTTCGATTGTTTCGGCCAAGCCTTGGGCGGCTTCACCGGCCAAATCGAGTTGGTTATCCAGGTAGGTGTTTAACCAAGTCATATTCACTTTCATGCTTAGTTCCCCTTTCGGTTAAATTGGGACAGGAAGCGGACGTCATTTAAGTAGAACTGACGAATGTCTTCCACCCCGTATTTCAACATGGCAAAGCGGTCTGGTCCCAGACCAAAGGCAAAGGCCGAGTACTTTTCGGGGTCGACACCATCCATCTTCAAAACGTTGGGGTGGGTCATTCCGGCCCCCAGAACTTCAATCCAGCGGATGTCTTCGGGCTTGGTATCCGGGGTCACCTCATCCCAGGAAACATCAACCTCGACTGAAGGCTCGGTAAAGGGAAAGTAGGAAGGCCGCAGACGGATTTGGTGCTTTTCACCAAAGAGTTCCTGCATGATACTGAGCAGGGTTCCCTTTAAGTCAGCCATGGTCACGTTCTCCCCTACGACCAGGCCCTCGACCTGGTGAAACTGGTGGGAGTGGGTGGCATCATCAGTGTCCCGCCGGTAAACCTTACCGGGGGCAATCATTTTCAGTGGTCCCTTGCTAAAATCATGCTTTTCTAAGACGCGGGACTGAACTGGTGAGGTCTGGGTCCTAAGCAAGATTTCTGGCGTCACATAGAAGGTATCCTGCATATCCCGGGCTGGGTGATCCTTGGGCAGGTTTTCCCGCTCAAAGTTGTACTCGTCGGTCTCAACCTCGGGCGAATCAACCGGGTCATCAATCACCTGGAAGCCCATCCCCAGAAAATGGCTTTCGATTTCATCCATAATCTGCTGTAAAACATGGGTTTGACCCTGAATGGGGCTGCTACCTGGCAGGGTCACGTCAATCGTTTCGGCCGCCAGTTGGCGGTCTAATTCAGCGGCAGCCTTCTGCTTTTGCCGTTCGGCTAAAGTATTGGCAATAAATTCACGGACTTCATTACCCACCTGGCCGACCGTCTTCCGGTCAGCGGCCGGTACGTCCTTCATCCCCTTCAGCAGCTTGGTCAGTTGGCCCTTGCGGCCTAAGTACTCAATCCGCAACTGCTCCAAATCGGCATTGCGGTCCTCAATATGTTCCTGGGCCTGCTGTCGCAGGGCCTTTAAATCATCAACTAGGGTCATCATTTTCCTCCCGGTTAGCATGGCACAAAAAAGTCCCGGTTGTTAAAACTAACAACCGGGACGTTTCATTAACGCGGTACCACCCAAATTCTGACTACTCATCATAGCCAGCAACTCTAGGTCCTTATCGCGGACAAGACGTTGGCCGTTACGCCAAGCACTCCTGACTGAAATTCACCAGGTCTGTTAACGGTCTTGCACCTACCACCGCTCGCTAACTAACAGCGCCTAACTACTAGGTCATTCTTAGTACATTTAGTATAGCAAATTTTAACTGGCCCGTCAGCAAGCCAGATTAGGACGACTTAACGGTTGACCTGGAATTCAGCTGGCTTACCTTGCAAAACGTCCACAACCTGCTTAGCAGCAGCCATACCGACCGATTCCAAGGCTTCGTGGGATGCTGAAGCCACGTGAGGGGTGACAAAGGTATTGGGCAGGGCCAGCAGTGGGTTTTCAGGTGAAATTGGCTCCTGTTCAACCACATCCAGGCCGGCACTGGCAATCTCGCCGTCCTTTAGGGCCGCTACTAGAGCGGCTTCATCGACCACAGATCCACGGCCAACGTTAACCAGGACGGTCGTTGACTTCATTTTTTTAAAGGCGGCCGCATCCACTAAGTGGTGGGTAGCTGGCACCCCGGGCAGGGTTGAAATCACATAGTCAGACTTTTCAAAAATCTCATCCAAGTCAGCCATCCGACCATTGGGAACATCGTAATCATGGCGGGCATAGACCAGGGAGTTAATGCCAAAGCCTGACAGGAGTTCGTTGACCCGCTTACCAATGTGGCCAAAGCCAAGAATACCCACGGTCTTATGGGAAAGCTCGGTACCAACGTGGGTTTGGGCGTACTTCTTTTCGGCTGGGTCAGTAATACCCCGGTTAGATGCCGCAAAGTTACGGCCGGCCATCAGGGCGTAAGCCACGGCCGTTTCTGCTACGGCGTTGGCGTTGGCCCCCGGGGTATTAGTCACTACAATGCCGTCGGCCTTGGCGGCCGCCACATCAACCGTGTCATAGCCCACGCCGTGCCGGGCAATCACTTTCAGGTTTGGCATCTGCTTCATCAATTCGGCGGTCATCGGATACATCATCAAAATCATGCCATCAACATCAGCATGGTCCAAGAAGTCCTGGTCACTGCTTTCATGGTTAATAATAACTTCAAAACCATTTTGCTTTAGATAATCGATGGCTACCTGGGCGGTGCCATCATAAACTAATACTTTTTGCATGTTCGTTAAAATTCCTTTCTGTATCCAATGAAATTAGGCTTATTTTACTAACAACTTTTCCAAAGCGTCCAAGCGCTCTTCAAAGACGCTAAAGGCCTGGTTAAGGTAATCAGCCTTGCGCATGTCCACCCCAGCCCCCTGAATAACGTCGAGTGGGTTAGCCGAAGAACCGGCCTTCAGGTAGGTCTTGTAGGCCTCGGCCCCATTATGGTTAATAATCAAATCCGACAGGGTCGTAGCGGCCGCTTCACCGGTGGCGTACTGGTAAACGTAGAAATTATAGTAGAAATGTGGAATCCGGGACCATTCGTAGGCAATTTGCTCATCGGGGAAAAGGTCCGGTCCGTAAAAGCGCTGGTTCAACTCACCATAGTAATCGCTCATCGCCTCGGCCGTTAAGGCCTCGCCATCGGCGTCTTGCTGGTGGATCCACTCTTCAAATTCAGCGAACTGGGTCTGGCGGAAGACCGTGCCCTTAAAACCGTCCAGGTACTGGTTCAGCACGTAAGCCTGTAACTTAGGGTCATCGTTGTTCTTTAACAAATAATCCGTTAGCAAACTTTCATTAGTAGTTGAAGCAATCTCAGCCAAGAAGATGGGGTAATCACCATAGTGGTAGGGCTGATTATGCCGGGTCAGGTAGGAATGCACCGAGTGGCCCATCTCGTGAACCAGGGTGTAGACATTGTTTAGGGTGTCTTGCCAGTTCAACAAGATAAAGGGCTTGGTATCGTAAGAACCGCCCGAATAGGCCCCGGTCCGCTTACCCTTGTTTTCAACCACATCAATCCAGCGCTCATTGAAGGCCTTTTTGACAATGGCCAAGTAATCTTCACCCAAGGGTGCCAGGGCTTTCAGGGCAATTTCTTGGGCCTGCTCGTAGGTGACTGGATAGTCTAGCTCCGTCACCAGGGGCACGTACAAATCATAGGAGTGAACGTCATCCAAACCAAGCACCCGCTTACGCAGGGCGACAAAGCGGTGCAAGAGGTCCAAGTGGTGATCAACGCTGTCGGTTAACGTGGTATAGACCGTTTCTGGAATTTGATTGGGTACCACGGCCGCCTGCCGGGCACTGTCATAGTGGCGGGTCTTGGCCATGAAGTTGTGGCCCTTGACCGTTGATGACAAAGTCGAGGCAAAGGTGTTTTGTAGGTCAATGTAACTCTCGTAGAGGGTGTCAAAGGCATTCTTACGGAGGTTACGGTTCTGTGACTGCAACCAGATTGAGTAGAGTCCATTGGTCAAAGTTACCGCCTGACCGTCGTCATCGATGACCTGGCCAAACTGGATATCGGCGTTATCCAAAGCACCAAAGGTTTGTTCTGAGGCACCGAAAATATCACTGGCCCCTGCCAGCAGGGCCTCCTGGTCGGCCGGCAGGGTGTGGGGCCGATCCGCTAGGAGTACATCAAAGAAATGGGCGTAGGGTTTCAGTTGATCCGTTGCCAAGTAGGCTTGCAACTTGTCCTGGGGGATGGCCAAGACTTCCGGCTGGAAGAAGGCGGTCGCCGCCGCTACCTGAGCGTAGAGACTTTGTACCCGGCTGTTGTAGGCCGAATAACGATTATTAGTCGTGTCCTGGTCATATTTCTGGTGGGCGTAAACAAAGACCTTTTCAAACTGACGTTCCAAGGCTAAGTCAGCCTGCAAACCCTGGTAAAGGTGCTCGGCGTCTTCCCCCAAAGTTCCCTGGTAGTCAGCCATTTGGTCGGCTGCCTGACTGGTTTTAGCAAAGGCCGCTTCCCAGGCCTCGTCGTCTGGAAAGACCGACGCTAAATCCCAGGTCAATTCTGGTGAAACCGCATCACGGGTAATCTGTGCCATACTGATTTTGGACCAGCCCATTTTCGGGTCAGCCCTTCCTCCTTGCTTTAATTAGACCCATTCTATCACAACCCCACCGGCTTATTGCTGCCAAGCTGGCAGCTTTTTAATCCGGTAGCGCCCCTCTTCTAGCACCAAGTACTTAAGGCCCACCAACTCCTGCAACAGCCCGGTAATTACCGCTTCAACTGCAGTAAAGCCCGGCCAAAAATAGGACTGTAAAACTTGCTGCAAGTCATCAATTTGAAAGCCCGCGCCCGTTCCCAGCCGCTCTAACCAAAGGAGAACGACTAGGCGAAAATGCCAGTTGGCTACTTTTAGGCCAAAGCTACGACCCATCAGTACCCAGTTAGGCACCTGGGTTAGGCGCCGGCCCTCTTGGTAAAGGTAGTTAACCAAACGGGGATTCACCCTTCCCTGGAGGAGTTGGAGGGCAATCTTTTGCCGTTGCCGGTCGATATTTAATCGGATTAGCGGCAGTTGATCAACAACCGTGAAGGGCTGCTGGTTAACCACCTGACTGAATCGCAACCTTTGAAAGTCAGCTTTTTCAAAGCCACCGCGGTGGACAAAGACCTGGCGGTCTGGCAGATAAAAGGTCAACTGATCCTGGTGCAAAAAGCGGAGCACCGTCCGGGTGCGTAACTGTTTTTGAAAGTAGCGCGGCCCCAAAATCCAGATGACCTCGATCCCTGCCCGGGCGTAGCCGCGGTTACGCTCAGTTAACCTGGGATTAGTAATCGGGCTGCACTGGTATTCCACCGCCAGCCGTTGCTGCCCGCGACAAAGCAACAAATCCGGCCGTTGGTTAATCGATGGTAAGACCGGTTCTAGGGTCACCGTCCCCCATTGGCTAAGATAGCGGAAAAGCTGGACCTTGCCGGCCAGGTGGGTCTGACTCTCCCCTTCACTAAAAGCGTGGCAGCTGGTCCCTGCCTGGTGGGCAAAGTAGGACTGGATGACAGTTCCCTGCCGCAATTGGACCGGCTGCTGGCAGGCCGGACAGCGGTAATGGTCGCCGACCTGTGCCAGACGGGCCGGCGCGTATTCCTGTTGTGAATTAATGGCAATCAGCACAGTAAAAAACACCTCGCTGTCATAGTACGTTGACGAGGTGTTTTTAACTTACTTCATTTTCTTTTCAACCCAGTTACTGAGCAGGGTCAGCAGGGTAATCACAATCAAGTAGATAACCGCCACTATTGCCCAAACCCTGAATCCTTGTGAATTCCGGGCGACAATCAGCGTTCCAGTCTGGGTCAGTTCCATAATACCGATGGCGGACAGGATGGAGGTATCCTTCAAGGTAATGATGAACTGGTTAATGAAACTAGGCACCATAATCTTAAGTCCCTGCGGCATCACGACCTTGCGCATCGACAGGCCGTAAGGCAGGCCCAGGCTCCGGGCGGCTTCCATCTGTCCCCGGTTCACGGCTTCAAAACCACCGCGGACAAAGGCCCCGGTGTAGGCGCCTTCATTTAAAATCAGGGTCAGCAAGCCAGCTGTAAAGGCTGGAATCTTAGCACCCAACACCCCGGGCAGGCCAATGTAGATAAAGAAGGCCAGCACCATCAGTGGCAGTCCCCGGAAGATGTAAATAATGCCGGTTGAAAGGCCACGAATCACGCGGTTTTGACTAACGCCCATGATGCCCAAAATGATTCCCCAGGCAGAAGCGAGGATAATGGCCAAGACCGTCAGGACTAAGGTCATGTAGAGACCGTTTAAGAAAGCCTGCTTGTTGGATTTCAAAATACCCCAGGTTGTGTCATTGCTCTTGGCATCACCGACAAAGGTTGACTGCTTAGCACCTAAGTACTTGGCCACAATCTTGTCGTAGGTACCATCTTTTTTGATGGATTCAAAGCCGCGGTTGAAAGCAGCCAGGAGTTCCTGGTTCTGCCCCTTCTTAACAAAGAAGGCGTAAGAACCAGCGTTACCCAAGTGGTTGGCGTTCATAACCTTTAACTTGAGCCCGTTTTTAATGGCGTACTGGATAACGGGCATGTCTTCAAAGGTCGCCGCCGAGTTACCATTGGCTACGTCATTGTACATAGTGTTGGTATCACTAAAGTACTTGACCTTAAAGCCGTACTTGTCCTGCAGGGACTTACCATACTCTGAGGCCGCGGTGCCAGTTTTCAGGGCGACGGTTTTACCCTTTAAATCACTGAGGGACTTGATCTTACTGCCATCTTTGACAATCCAGGCCACCCCGGTACCGTAGTAAGGCACCGAGTGGTCATAGACGCTTTCACGTTCCTTGGTCACCGCCATTCCAGCGATAATCCCGTCCGCTTGACCGTTGGCTACCATCTGGGCGGCCGAATCAAAGCTCATGGGCTTTAAAGTGTAGGTGAAGCCTTCGCGCTTGGCGACTTCCTTTAAGATATCCTGGTCAATCCCAACATATTCACCGTTTTTATCCTGAAAATCAAAGGGTGGATAAGTCGCGTCCGTTGAAATCACGTAGTTGGGTTCGGCCGCCTGGACATTGTGCGCCTCGACCAAAAAGCCCAAACCCAGGACTAAAATCAGGGCCGCCCAAACGAATTTTACCTGTTGTTTTACCATCTTTTCCCCCTAAAAAAGGTGGCTTCCGCCACCTTTTTACTAGCCATTAAGCCTGCATCACCTTACTCAAGAACTCCTGTAGACGGGCGTTCTTTGGTGCGTTAAAGATTTGTTCCGGTGCGCCTGATTCTTGAATCTTACCAGATTCAAAGAAGACAACCCGGTCAGCAACCTGCTTGGCAAAGCCCATTTCGTGGGTCACGATAATCATGGTCATCCCGGACTTAGCCAGGTTCTTCATGACGTCCAAGACATCCCCAACCATTTCTGGATCGAGAGCTGACGTTGGCTCATCAAAGAGCATGATATCGGGATTCATGGCCAGGGCCCGGGCAATGGCAACTCGTTGCTTTTGTCCACCAGACAGAGAGTTAACGGAAACGTTCGCCTTATCAGCCAATCCAACCGTGTCCAAGAGTTCCTTGGCCCGCTTCTCAGCGGCGGCCTTGTCCATCTTACCCAGCTGGGTAGGGGCTAAGGTAATGTTTTCAATCACCGTGTAGTTGTTAAAGAGATTGAAGTTTTGGAAAACCATGCCGATGTTTTCCCGGACCTTGTTAATGTCGGTCTTCTTGTCGGTTACGTCAAAGCCATCAACGATAATCGTACCCGTATCCTGGGTCTCTAACTGGTTAAGCATCCGCAAGAAAGTCGACTTACCAGAACCAGAAGGGCCAATCATGACCACCACTTCGTTGGCGTTGACGTCCAGTGAGATGTCCCGCAAGACGTGGTTGCTTCCATATGACTTGTTTACCTTGTCAACATGGACTTTGACATTTTGCTTGCTATCACTCATGAATTAATCCTCTTATCTACCCAGTTACTCAACCAAGTCAGTAACGTAATTACAATCAAGTATATCACAGCGATGA from Leuconostocaceae bacterium ESL0723 harbors:
- the pheT gene encoding phenylalanine--tRNA ligase subunit beta produces the protein MKVNMTWLNTYLDNQLDLAGEAAQGLAETIERNSVEVDSVSTLAGQQDGLVVAKVESTQGHPDSDHLTIAQLDIGNGQKVQIVTGAPNIATGQLVILAQVGAHIIDRESGDLVEIKAVNLRGQQSAGMVVALQEIGFTNQIAPKDFEAGIYVFDPKSGVQPGDDALEKLGMYEPVIDTDLTPNRADLLSMVGSAYELGAILDFKTTLPSFTLTEQDDVQATDLVGAQIDEDDLLSDYGLRVVTDVQVGDSPLWLQRRLWNAGIRPINNVVDMTNYLMLLYGQPLHAYDLDKLPDQKLTVRLAKEGEKLTTLDQENRDLRPGQDIVIASAGQPLMLAGVMGGTAAEVDGNTQRIVIESARFNPSLIRATARRHNLHSQAASRFERGINPDQIFTVLDHAASLAAELGQGQVAAGQVIGAKTPYQAPEISITTQRINQILGTDLATKTVANIFDRLNLPYQLDQDQFFVKVPGRRTDLRIPADLIEEVARLNGYDNLPATLLTGETTPGQLTHRQRQIRASRHIMESLGLNQAISYALTTPEKASRFAEEDEKGQDLLTLDYPMSSDRTTARQNLLSGLLDDVAYNVARSVTDVALYEQGRVFLNEQPGKQPLELEHLAGVLTGSLQHSTWQDQKNEKVVDFYDLKGIVTTYLTEIGVENVAFHATDRHAAMHPGQTADLYQGNTYLGFIGQIHPRILQEAKLPTVFGFELNLEAIMQVAQGQVDYQPISRFPKITRDLALLVDDQISNQAVEDVITKAAGPYLVDTTVFDVYTGDSLPAGKKSLAYELTYQDRETTLKESTVNEDFDQVIKALEKQLQATVR
- the pheS gene encoding phenylalanine--tRNA ligase subunit alpha, with translation MTLVDDLKALRQQAQEHIEDRNADLEQLRIEYLGRKGQLTKLLKGMKDVPAADRKTVGQVGNEVREFIANTLAERQKQKAAAELDRQLAAETIDVTLPGSSPIQGQTHVLQQIMDEIESHFLGMGFQVIDDPVDSPEVETDEYNFERENLPKDHPARDMQDTFYVTPEILLRTQTSPVQSRVLEKHDFSKGPLKMIAPGKVYRRDTDDATHSHQFHQVEGLVVGENVTMADLKGTLLSIMQELFGEKHQIRLRPSYFPFTEPSVEVDVSWDEVTPDTKPEDIRWIEVLGAGMTHPNVLKMDGVDPEKYSAFAFGLGPDRFAMLKYGVEDIRQFYLNDVRFLSQFNRKGN
- a CDS encoding phosphoglycerate dehydrogenase is translated as MQKVLVYDGTAQVAIDYLKQNGFEVIINHESSDQDFLDHADVDGMILMMYPMTAELMKQMPNLKVIARHGVGYDTVDVAAAKADGIVVTNTPGANANAVAETAVAYALMAGRNFAASNRGITDPAEKKYAQTHVGTELSHKTVGILGFGHIGKRVNELLSGFGINSLVYARHDYDVPNGRMADLDEIFEKSDYVISTLPGVPATHHLVDAAAFKKMKSTTVLVNVGRGSVVDEAALVAALKDGEIASAGLDVVEQEPISPENPLLALPNTFVTPHVASASHEALESVGMAAAKQVVDVLQGKPAEFQVNR
- the pepF gene encoding oligoendopeptidase F, with the translated sequence MAQITRDAVSPELTWDLASVFPDDEAWEAAFAKTSQAADQMADYQGTLGEDAEHLYQGLQADLALERQFEKVFVYAHQKYDQDTTNNRYSAYNSRVQSLYAQVAAATAFFQPEVLAIPQDKLQAYLATDQLKPYAHFFDVLLADRPHTLPADQEALLAGASDIFGASEQTFGALDNADIQFGQVIDDDGQAVTLTNGLYSIWLQSQNRNLRKNAFDTLYESYIDLQNTFASTLSSTVKGHNFMAKTRHYDSARQAAVVPNQIPETVYTTLTDSVDHHLDLLHRFVALRKRVLGLDDVHSYDLYVPLVTELDYPVTYEQAQEIALKALAPLGEDYLAIVKKAFNERWIDVVENKGKRTGAYSGGSYDTKPFILLNWQDTLNNVYTLVHEMGHSVHSYLTRHNQPYHYGDYPIFLAEIASTTNESLLTDYLLKNNDDPKLQAYVLNQYLDGFKGTVFRQTQFAEFEEWIHQQDADGEALTAEAMSDYYGELNQRFYGPDLFPDEQIAYEWSRIPHFYYNFYVYQYATGEAAATTLSDLIINHNGAEAYKTYLKAGSSANPLDVIQGAGVDMRKADYLNQAFSVFEERLDALEKLLVK
- a CDS encoding competence protein CoiA family protein, giving the protein MLIAINSQQEYAPARLAQVGDHYRCPACQQPVQLRQGTVIQSYFAHQAGTSCHAFSEGESQTHLAGKVQLFRYLSQWGTVTLEPVLPSINQRPDLLLCRGQQRLAVEYQCSPITNPRLTERNRGYARAGIEVIWILGPRYFQKQLRTRTVLRFLHQDQLTFYLPDRQVFVHRGGFEKADFQRLRFSQVVNQQPFTVVDQLPLIRLNIDRQRQKIALQLLQGRVNPRLVNYLYQEGRRLTQVPNWVLMGRSFGLKVANWHFRLVVLLWLERLGTGAGFQIDDLQQVLQSYFWPGFTAVEAVITGLLQELVGLKYLVLEEGRYRIKKLPAWQQ
- a CDS encoding ABC transporter substrate-binding protein/permease encodes the protein MVKQQVKFVWAALILVLGLGFLVEAHNVQAAEPNYVISTDATYPPFDFQDKNGEYVGIDQDILKEVAKREGFTYTLKPMSFDSAAQMVANGQADGIIAGMAVTKERESVYDHSVPYYGTGVAWIVKDGSKIKSLSDLKGKTVALKTGTAASEYGKSLQDKYGFKVKYFSDTNTMYNDVANGNSAATFEDMPVIQYAIKNGLKLKVMNANHLGNAGSYAFFVKKGQNQELLAAFNRGFESIKKDGTYDKIVAKYLGAKQSTFVGDAKSNDTTWGILKSNKQAFLNGLYMTLVLTVLAIILASAWGIILGIMGVSQNRVIRGLSTGIIYIFRGLPLMVLAFFIYIGLPGVLGAKIPAFTAGLLTLILNEGAYTGAFVRGGFEAVNRGQMEAARSLGLPYGLSMRKVVMPQGLKIMVPSFINQFIITLKDTSILSAIGIMELTQTGTLIVARNSQGFRVWAIVAVIYLIVITLLTLLSNWVEKKMK
- a CDS encoding amino acid ABC transporter ATP-binding protein codes for the protein MSDSKQNVKVHVDKVNKSYGSNHVLRDISLDVNANEVVVMIGPSGSGKSTFLRMLNQLETQDTGTIIVDGFDVTDKKTDINKVRENIGMVFQNFNLFNNYTVIENITLAPTQLGKMDKAAAEKRAKELLDTVGLADKANVSVNSLSGGQKQRVAIARALAMNPDIMLFDEPTSALDPEMVGDVLDVMKNLAKSGMTMIIVTHEMGFAKQVADRVVFFESGKIQESGAPEQIFNAPKNARLQEFLSKVMQA